From a single Carassius auratus strain Wakin chromosome 38, ASM336829v1, whole genome shotgun sequence genomic region:
- the mrpl2 gene encoding large ribosomal subunit protein uL2m isoform X1, whose protein sequence is MMSVGLLSCALRALSLGSSQIAGFPVASGVCAAVTGSRGFMTSACDLQNRSLWKQRDKYTVRPIGVKKTGGRDYTGRIITQRIGGGHKQRYRMIDFQRLRYEAGKEQQPIEEKVMEVRYDPCRSADIALVAGGSRKRWIIATEHMEAGDVIRTSGAIGRMAVLAREGDSHPLGALPVGTLVNNLELFPGKGAQYIRAAGTCGVLLRKVNGTAIVQLPSKHQIQVLETCMVTVGRVSNVEHNKRVIGKAGRNRWLGIRPSSGLWQRKGGWAGRKIRPLPPMKSFINLPSAAARS, encoded by the exons a TGATGAGCGTCGGTCTGCTGTCATGCGCACTGAGGGCTCTGTCTCTGGGCTCCTCTCAG ATCGCCGGTTTCCCGGTCGCTTCCGGTGTCTGTGCTGCTGTGACCGGAAGTCGCGGCTTCATGACGAGCGCGTGTGACCTGCAGAACCGGAGCCTGTGGAAACAGAGGGACAAATACACCGTGCGACCGATCGGCGTGAAGAAGACCGGAGGACGAGACTACACCG GTAGGATCATCACACAGCGGATCGGCGGAGGACACAAGCAGCGCTATCGTATGATCGACTTCCAGCGGCTGCGTTATGAAGCTGGTAAAGAGCAGCAGCCCATCGAGGAGAAGGTGATGGAGGTCAGATACGACCCCTGCAG GTCCGCAGACATCGCTCTGGTGGCCGGCGGGAGCCGCAAGCGCTGGATCATCGCCACAGAGCACATGGAGGCTGGAGACGTGATCCGCACATCTGGAGCCATCGGACGCATGGCAGTGCTGGCCAGAGAGGGAGACTCTCACCCGCTGGGGGCACTTCCTGTCGGCACGCTGGTCAATAATCTGGAGCTGTTCCCCGGGAAGGGAGCGCAGTACATCCGCGCCGCAG gaacgTGTGGAGTGCTGCTGCGGAAGGTCAACGGCACGGCCATCGTCCAGCTCCCGTCCAAACATCAGATCCAG GTGTTGGAGACGTGTATGGTGACGGTCGGCAGAGTGTCTAATGTGGAGCACAACAAGCGTGTGATTGGGAAGGCGGGCCGGAACCGCTGGCTGGGCATCAGACCGAGCAGTGGCCTGTGGCAGAGGAAGGGCGGCTGGGCCGGACGCAAGATCAGACCGCTGCCTCCCATGAAGAGCTTCATCAACCTGCCGTCTGCAGCCGCCAGATCCTGA
- the mrpl2 gene encoding large ribosomal subunit protein uL2m isoform X2 codes for MSVGLLSCALRALSLGSSQIAGFPVASGVCAAVTGSRGFMTSACDLQNRSLWKQRDKYTVRPIGVKKTGGRDYTGRIITQRIGGGHKQRYRMIDFQRLRYEAGKEQQPIEEKVMEVRYDPCRSADIALVAGGSRKRWIIATEHMEAGDVIRTSGAIGRMAVLAREGDSHPLGALPVGTLVNNLELFPGKGAQYIRAAGTCGVLLRKVNGTAIVQLPSKHQIQVLETCMVTVGRVSNVEHNKRVIGKAGRNRWLGIRPSSGLWQRKGGWAGRKIRPLPPMKSFINLPSAAARS; via the exons ATGAGCGTCGGTCTGCTGTCATGCGCACTGAGGGCTCTGTCTCTGGGCTCCTCTCAG ATCGCCGGTTTCCCGGTCGCTTCCGGTGTCTGTGCTGCTGTGACCGGAAGTCGCGGCTTCATGACGAGCGCGTGTGACCTGCAGAACCGGAGCCTGTGGAAACAGAGGGACAAATACACCGTGCGACCGATCGGCGTGAAGAAGACCGGAGGACGAGACTACACCG GTAGGATCATCACACAGCGGATCGGCGGAGGACACAAGCAGCGCTATCGTATGATCGACTTCCAGCGGCTGCGTTATGAAGCTGGTAAAGAGCAGCAGCCCATCGAGGAGAAGGTGATGGAGGTCAGATACGACCCCTGCAG GTCCGCAGACATCGCTCTGGTGGCCGGCGGGAGCCGCAAGCGCTGGATCATCGCCACAGAGCACATGGAGGCTGGAGACGTGATCCGCACATCTGGAGCCATCGGACGCATGGCAGTGCTGGCCAGAGAGGGAGACTCTCACCCGCTGGGGGCACTTCCTGTCGGCACGCTGGTCAATAATCTGGAGCTGTTCCCCGGGAAGGGAGCGCAGTACATCCGCGCCGCAG gaacgTGTGGAGTGCTGCTGCGGAAGGTCAACGGCACGGCCATCGTCCAGCTCCCGTCCAAACATCAGATCCAG GTGTTGGAGACGTGTATGGTGACGGTCGGCAGAGTGTCTAATGTGGAGCACAACAAGCGTGTGATTGGGAAGGCGGGCCGGAACCGCTGGCTGGGCATCAGACCGAGCAGTGGCCTGTGGCAGAGGAAGGGCGGCTGGGCCGGACGCAAGATCAGACCGCTGCCTCCCATGAAGAGCTTCATCAACCTGCCGTCTGCAGCCGCCAGATCCTGA